One segment of Streptomyces sp. YIM 121038 DNA contains the following:
- a CDS encoding IS5 family transposase, translating into MTERRAYPSDLSDARWELIEPVLSAWRYERHGRALGFGRPAQHDLREIMNAILYVDRTGCQWAYLPHDFPPHQTVYGYFAKWQKDGIFAQLNGLLRDLVRQQEGRNAEPSACVIDAQSVKTSTSVPARSQGIDAGKKIVGGKRSILIDTLGLLLAVLVTAARVQDSTADRELLDQAATNHPTLRKVWVDGGYRKHFIEHAATLGVDLEIVQRAPGTRGFTPIPKRWAVERMYGWLMLHRRLARDYETLPARSEAMIHLAMTDLMARRLPGESTVSWRDPRSPNQICSTG; encoded by the coding sequence ATGACGGAACGTCGCGCGTACCCGAGCGATCTGTCCGATGCCCGCTGGGAGTTGATCGAGCCGGTGCTGTCCGCCTGGCGATACGAGCGCCACGGCCGGGCCCTGGGCTTTGGCCGGCCCGCCCAGCACGACCTGCGCGAGATCATGAACGCAATCCTGTACGTCGACCGCACCGGCTGTCAGTGGGCCTATCTACCGCACGATTTCCCGCCCCATCAGACGGTCTACGGCTACTTCGCCAAATGGCAGAAGGACGGCATCTTCGCCCAGCTCAACGGCCTGCTCCGGGACCTGGTCCGACAGCAGGAAGGGCGGAACGCGGAGCCGTCGGCCTGCGTGATCGACGCGCAGAGCGTCAAGACCTCCACCAGCGTCCCCGCCCGCAGCCAGGGCATCGACGCGGGCAAGAAGATCGTGGGAGGCAAGCGCAGCATCCTCATCGACACCCTCGGCCTGCTGCTGGCCGTGCTGGTCACCGCGGCCCGCGTCCAGGACTCCACCGCCGACCGCGAGCTCCTCGACCAGGCCGCCACCAACCACCCCACCCTGCGCAAGGTCTGGGTCGACGGCGGCTACCGCAAGCATTTCATCGAGCACGCCGCCACCCTCGGCGTCGACCTCGAAATCGTCCAACGCGCCCCCGGGACCAGGGGGTTCACCCCGATCCCGAAAAGGTGGGCGGTCGAGCGGATGTACGGCTGGCTGATGCTGCACCGCCGCCTGGCCCGCGACTACGAGACCCTCCCGGCCCGTTCGGAAGCCATGATTCACCTGGCCATGACCGACCTCATGGCCCGCCGCCTCCCCGGTGAGAGCACCGTCTCCTGGCGCGACCCGAGATCACCAAACCAAATCTGCAGCACGGGATAA
- a CDS encoding transposase, with protein MHRHREDYLRWAHDLRLPFDNNPTEQTIRMGRLRIQVSGCLRTLQGAQDLAAIRTYLATLARHDQPLLAVHVQAMRGSPWTPATARSHRPRRPAIKHAFLR; from the coding sequence CTGCACCGGCACCGGGAGGACTACCTGCGCTGGGCCCACGACCTGCGGCTGCCGTTTGACAACAACCCCACCGAACAGACAATCAGGATGGGAAGACTGCGGATCCAGGTCTCCGGATGTCTGCGGACCCTGCAAGGCGCCCAGGACCTCGCCGCGATCCGCACCTACCTCGCCACCCTGGCCCGCCACGACCAGCCCCTGCTCGCCGTCCATGTGCAAGCCATGCGCGGCAGCCCCTGGACGCCCGCCACCGCTCGATCCCACCGGCCCCGCCGACCGGCAATCAAGCATGCCTTCCTACGATGA
- a CDS encoding SRPBCC family protein: protein MPHFEIATAIAAPPDQVFEACLDVEAHTRSMADSSERAVGGRTRGSLSLGDTVTFQARHFGLTWRLTARITAYDPPRRFVDEQDAGPFKRWHHSHHFEPDGTGGTLMRDVIDFASPFGLLGRVADHTILSWYMPRLIKTRNAYLASALR, encoded by the coding sequence GTGCCGCACTTCGAGATCGCGACAGCCATCGCCGCACCCCCAGACCAGGTATTCGAGGCATGCCTCGACGTGGAAGCGCACACCCGATCGATGGCCGATTCGTCGGAACGGGCGGTCGGCGGCAGGACCCGAGGCAGCCTCTCACTCGGCGACACGGTGACCTTCCAGGCCCGCCACTTCGGCCTGACCTGGCGACTCACCGCCCGGATTACAGCGTATGACCCGCCCCGGCGCTTCGTGGACGAACAGGATGCCGGCCCCTTCAAGCGATGGCATCACAGTCATCACTTCGAGCCGGACGGCACCGGCGGCACCCTCATGAGGGACGTCATCGACTTTGCCTCCCCGTTCGGACTTCTCGGACGCGTCGCCGACCACACCATCCTGAGCTGGTACATGCCCCGCCTCATCAAAACCCGCAACGCTTACCTCGCCAGCGCCCTACGCTGA
- a CDS encoding cytochrome P450: protein MTQAAPFPQDRTCPYHPPAGYRPLSEQGPLSRITLYDHTEAWVVTGHAEAQALLTDDRLSANRQNPAFPSLAPRFELSRRVRTALLGVDDPEHNRQRRMLIPPFGVKRVAAMRPRIQHLVDQLLDAMLEQGPPVDLVSAFALPVPSMVICELLGVPYADHDFFEEASRRLLRGKTADESEEARLDLMDYLVGLVDRKSRAAGSRPTDTAAPAEGLLDDLVRERLHTGEVDREELARIALILLVAGHETTANMISLGTFTLLEHPEQLDALRAEPELIRDAVEELLRFLSIADALQRIATADIEVAGQTIRAGEGVFLAASAINRDAAVYPEPDDLDVRRSARHHLAFGFGIHQCLGQNLARLELEIAFTSLLARVPGLRLAVPPDEVPIKPGDTIQGLIELPVSWGRG, encoded by the coding sequence ATGACGCAAGCAGCTCCCTTTCCTCAGGACCGCACCTGTCCCTACCACCCGCCCGCCGGCTACCGCCCGCTGAGCGAACAGGGCCCGCTCAGCCGCATCACCCTCTACGACCACACCGAGGCCTGGGTCGTCACCGGGCACGCCGAGGCCCAGGCGCTGCTCACCGACGACCGGCTCTCCGCGAACCGGCAGAATCCCGCCTTCCCCTCCCTCGCCCCCCGCTTCGAGCTCTCGCGCCGGGTGCGGACCGCGCTCCTCGGCGTGGACGACCCCGAACACAACAGACAGCGCCGCATGCTCATACCGCCGTTCGGCGTGAAACGGGTGGCGGCGATGCGGCCCCGCATCCAGCACCTCGTCGACCAGCTCCTCGACGCCATGCTCGAACAGGGCCCGCCCGTGGACCTGGTGTCCGCGTTCGCCCTTCCGGTGCCGTCCATGGTGATCTGCGAGCTCCTCGGCGTGCCGTACGCCGACCACGACTTCTTCGAAGAGGCCTCGCGCCGCCTGCTGCGCGGCAAGACGGCCGACGAGTCCGAGGAGGCGCGCCTGGACCTCATGGACTACCTCGTGGGTCTGGTCGACCGGAAGAGCCGGGCCGCCGGGAGCCGCCCCACGGACACGGCGGCGCCCGCCGAAGGCCTGCTCGACGACCTCGTCCGCGAACGGCTGCACACCGGCGAGGTCGACCGCGAGGAACTGGCGCGGATCGCGTTGATCCTGCTGGTCGCCGGGCACGAGACGACCGCCAACATGATCTCGCTCGGCACCTTCACCCTCCTCGAACACCCGGAACAGCTCGACGCCCTGCGGGCGGAGCCGGAGCTGATCCGCGACGCGGTGGAGGAACTCCTGCGATTCCTGTCGATCGCCGACGCGCTCCAGCGGATCGCCACCGCCGACATCGAGGTGGCCGGGCAGACCATCCGCGCGGGCGAGGGCGTCTTCCTCGCCGCCTCGGCCATCAACCGCGACGCCGCCGTCTACCCCGAACCGGACGACCTCGACGTCCGCAGAAGCGCCCGCCACCACCTGGCCTTCGGCTTCGGCATCCACCAGTGCCTCGGGCAGAACCTCGCCCGCCTGGAGCTGGAGATCGCCTTCACCTCCCTCCTCGCCCGGGTCCCCGGCCTGCGGCTCGCCGTCCCGCCGGACGAGGTCCCGATCAAGCCCGGCGACACCATCCAGGGCCTCATCGAACTGCCTGTCAGCTGGGGGCGCGGCTGA
- a CDS encoding NF041680 family putative transposase — MSLLHHDVTREPFGLLSAFRAELYASLTARADSLFELTDAMLCADGPVKTLVGLALAPEHQRGHGALYAGLNQGRLDVDRLRRALVSVPLPKAADGRLVLAVDVTPWLRPDADTAPDRCFCHTYGYGDNKHQMIPGWPYSVIAALETGRTSWTAVLDAVRLGPGADVAAVTTTQIREVVERLITAGQWREGDPDVLVVVDAGYDAPRLAHLLAGLPVEILGRLRSDRVMRRPAPSRKEFHQANPLGGRPPKHGGEFVFGDPATWGTEQAITITDTRLYGKATARAWDRLHPRLTRRCAWIDHTAELPLIEGTVIRLQVEHLPSGGEPKPVWLWWSKTGATAADTDRCWQVFLRRFDVEHMFRFWKQTLGWTAPRLRSPEAADRWTWLVLAAHTQLRLARPLVKDLRHPWEKPAPPERLTPARVRRGFRNLRPTAASPAGAPKPSHPGPGRPVGSRNRRSATRHDVGKVLATGERYQRPAHHKVGTKPRRVTAAG; from the coding sequence GTGAGTCTGCTGCATCACGATGTCACGCGGGAGCCGTTCGGGCTGCTGTCAGCCTTCCGTGCGGAGTTGTACGCGTCCCTGACCGCACGGGCGGACTCCTTGTTCGAACTCACCGACGCGATGCTGTGTGCCGACGGGCCGGTGAAGACCCTGGTCGGCCTGGCGCTCGCGCCGGAACACCAGCGTGGGCATGGCGCGTTGTACGCCGGGCTGAACCAGGGGCGCCTTGATGTGGACCGGCTGCGGCGGGCCCTGGTCTCGGTACCGTTGCCGAAGGCGGCCGATGGCCGCCTGGTCCTGGCCGTCGACGTCACGCCCTGGCTGCGTCCAGACGCGGACACCGCTCCTGACCGGTGCTTTTGCCACACCTACGGCTACGGAGACAACAAGCACCAGATGATCCCTGGCTGGCCTTACTCCGTCATCGCCGCGCTGGAGACCGGGAGGACCTCGTGGACGGCGGTCCTGGACGCGGTCCGCCTCGGACCCGGCGCCGACGTCGCGGCAGTCACCACCACACAGATCCGCGAGGTTGTCGAGCGCCTCATCACGGCGGGACAATGGCGCGAGGGCGACCCGGACGTATTGGTCGTGGTCGATGCCGGATACGACGCCCCGCGCCTGGCCCACCTGCTGGCCGGCCTGCCCGTCGAGATCCTGGGCCGGCTCCGTTCGGACCGCGTGATGCGCCGTCCGGCACCCTCCCGCAAGGAGTTCCACCAGGCCAACCCCTTGGGCGGCCGCCCGCCCAAGCACGGCGGCGAGTTCGTCTTCGGCGACCCGGCAACCTGGGGCACCGAGCAAGCCATCACCATCACCGACACCCGCCTCTACGGGAAGGCAACCGCACGGGCCTGGGACCGGCTCCACCCCCGCCTCACCCGGCGATGCGCATGGATCGACCACACCGCCGAGCTGCCCCTGATCGAGGGCACGGTGATCCGGCTCCAGGTCGAGCACCTGCCCTCCGGCGGCGAGCCCAAGCCGGTGTGGCTGTGGTGGTCCAAGACCGGCGCCACCGCGGCCGACACCGACCGTTGCTGGCAGGTCTTCCTGCGCAGATTCGATGTGGAGCACATGTTCAGGTTCTGGAAGCAGACACTCGGCTGGACCGCCCCACGGCTGCGCAGCCCCGAGGCCGCGGACCGGTGGACCTGGCTCGTCCTCGCCGCCCACACTCAACTCCGCCTCGCCCGCCCGCTGGTGAAGGACCTCCGCCATCCATGGGAGAAGCCCGCCCCGCCGGAACGGCTCACACCCGCCCGAGTCCGCCGGGGGTTCAGAAACCTGCGTCCGACAGCCGCTTCACCAGCCGGTGCGCCGAAACCTTCACATCCTGGCCCAGGGCGTCCAGTTGGCTCGAGGAACCGGCGGTCCGCCACCCGACATGACGTGGGCAAGGTCCTCGCCACCGGCGAGCGTTACCAGCGCCCCGCCCACCACAAGGTCGGCACGAAACCACGGAGAGTCACCGCCGCAGGATAA
- a CDS encoding PD40 domain-containing protein, giving the protein MHSTTRRRVLGAAVALSAAASLLGAASSSAVPPRGQAPRTEIVSTTEDGTRGNSHSYKPRSSYDGRYVAFETMASNLVPGDTNDTTDVLVRDRRTGTLTRVGVGDDGRQSKESVDLRALSGDGRVVGFDSRDPALAPGERPPAISHAYVRDLRSRHTEFVAIGPEGKLFEWSRLEALSGDGRYAAFFGYARIPGPPFYLATLYVRDRERGLTDVISEDLYPGPLMSDVSMSADGRHVAFRVYDHDRYGVASAVYVRDRRTGRLHHINHTPGDPQPVSDWYFEPSLSADGRFIAYVTNRDGLSAPNPHMLWEIFVHDLRTGRTVLASTAPDGGPLNKPARSPQISPEGRYVGYTTLACATGEPDCKQALYLRDLRRDGPEATRRITVAVDGGFPSHGAGAPAPAHGGCLVAFASPSTNLIPDHPEQIDDVYIRHLC; this is encoded by the coding sequence ATGCATTCCACCACGCGCAGACGCGTCCTCGGGGCAGCGGTCGCGCTGTCCGCGGCGGCCTCTCTTCTCGGCGCGGCGTCCTCGTCCGCCGTGCCGCCGCGCGGTCAGGCGCCCCGTACGGAGATCGTCAGTACGACCGAGGACGGCACGCGGGGCAACAGCCACTCGTACAAGCCCCGCAGCAGCTACGACGGACGGTACGTCGCGTTCGAGACCATGGCGTCCAACCTGGTGCCCGGCGACACCAACGACACCACCGACGTGCTCGTCCGCGACCGCCGCACCGGCACCCTCACCCGTGTCGGCGTGGGCGACGACGGACGCCAGAGCAAGGAAAGCGTCGATCTCAGGGCGTTGAGCGGCGACGGCCGCGTCGTCGGTTTCGATTCCCGCGACCCGGCACTGGCTCCCGGGGAACGGCCACCCGCCATCAGCCACGCCTACGTCCGTGATCTGCGCAGCCGCCACACCGAGTTCGTCGCCATCGGCCCGGAGGGCAAGCTGTTCGAGTGGTCCCGTCTCGAAGCCCTCAGCGGGGACGGCCGGTACGCGGCCTTCTTCGGCTACGCCCGCATCCCCGGGCCGCCCTTCTACCTCGCCACGCTCTACGTACGCGACCGCGAGCGCGGCCTCACGGACGTCATCAGCGAGGATCTGTACCCCGGGCCGCTGATGAGCGATGTCTCGATGAGTGCGGACGGCCGCCACGTGGCCTTCAGGGTGTACGACCACGACCGGTACGGCGTGGCCAGCGCCGTGTACGTCCGCGACCGCCGCACGGGCCGCCTGCACCACATCAACCACACCCCGGGCGACCCGCAGCCGGTCAGTGACTGGTACTTCGAGCCGTCTCTGAGCGCGGACGGGCGCTTCATCGCGTACGTCACCAACCGCGATGGCCTGTCCGCCCCGAACCCTCACATGCTGTGGGAGATCTTCGTGCACGACCTGCGCACCGGACGCACCGTGCTCGCGAGCACGGCCCCCGACGGCGGACCGCTCAACAAGCCCGCCCGGTCGCCGCAGATCAGCCCCGAGGGCCGGTACGTGGGCTACACCACCCTCGCCTGCGCCACCGGTGAGCCGGACTGCAAGCAGGCGCTGTACCTGCGCGACCTGCGACGTGACGGCCCCGAGGCCACCCGCCGCATCACCGTCGCCGTGGACGGCGGCTTCCCCTCGCATGGCGCGGGCGCCCCGGCCCCGGCACACGGCGGCTGCCTGGTGGCCTTCGCCTCGCCCTCCACGAACCTGATCCCCGACCATCCCGAACAGATCGACGACGTGTACATCCGGCACCTGTGCTGA
- a CDS encoding ester cyclase, producing the protein MSEQTVAHAFAALMNGHDPDAVDGFVAEDYVNHNPYVEDGREANRAFWGRWFAAFPDTRVTLEDVLVDGDRVAGRFTYRATHLGSLLGEEPTGRPVEMRSLDIWRVQDGMAVEHWDELNTLEFFTQLGLLAPMTMPGARSQEEGDAS; encoded by the coding sequence ATGTCCGAGCAGACCGTCGCGCACGCATTCGCCGCATTGATGAACGGCCACGACCCCGATGCCGTGGACGGCTTCGTGGCCGAGGACTACGTCAACCACAACCCGTACGTCGAGGACGGCCGGGAGGCCAACCGGGCCTTCTGGGGCCGCTGGTTCGCCGCCTTCCCCGACACCCGCGTGACCCTCGAGGACGTCCTGGTCGACGGGGACCGCGTGGCCGGCAGGTTCACCTACCGTGCCACCCACCTCGGGTCGCTGCTCGGCGAGGAGCCCACCGGTCGCCCGGTGGAGATGCGCTCGCTGGACATCTGGCGGGTACAGGACGGCATGGCGGTCGAGCACTGGGACGAGCTCAACACCCTTGAATTCTTCACCCAGCTGGGCCTGCTCGCACCGATGACCATGCCCGGCGCACGGAGCCAGGAAGAGGGCGACGCGTCATGA
- a CDS encoding chaplin, whose translation MRTRVLLASAALAVTTLVGGATSAAADADADGTVENSPGVLSGNLVQVPVDIPVNLCGNTVNVVGVLNPATGNTCSDGH comes from the coding sequence ATGCGCACTCGCGTGCTTCTCGCCTCGGCCGCACTCGCCGTGACGACGCTGGTCGGCGGCGCCACCTCGGCCGCCGCCGACGCCGACGCCGACGGCACGGTGGAGAACTCGCCCGGCGTCCTGAGCGGCAACCTCGTCCAAGTGCCGGTCGACATCCCCGTGAACCTCTGCGGCAACACCGTGAACGTCGTGGGCGTGCTGAACCCCGCCACGGGCAACACCTGCTCCGACGGGCACTGA
- a CDS encoding ferredoxin, with protein sequence MRITIDTDRCIGAGQCVLTAPGVFTQDDDGFSALLPESADGADDPMLKEAARACPVQAITLKTE encoded by the coding sequence ATGCGGATCACGATCGACACGGACCGCTGCATCGGCGCGGGCCAGTGCGTCCTGACCGCCCCCGGCGTCTTCACCCAGGACGACGACGGCTTCAGCGCACTGCTGCCCGAGAGCGCCGACGGAGCGGACGACCCGATGCTGAAGGAGGCGGCACGCGCCTGCCCGGTGCAGGCCATCACCCTCAAGACCGAGTGA